One region of Sphingomonas abietis genomic DNA includes:
- the rsmD gene encoding 16S rRNA (guanine(966)-N(2))-methyltransferase RsmD has translation MRIIAGQWRGRPLKAPKGDETRPSADRTREALFSMLASRLGSFEDLAVIDLFAGTGALGLEALSRGAASCTFVEQDKAALDALRANIASLGARADVRAQAVGTLGPSPRPYDLMMMDPPYDMRAGVPTLERLARLGWLAPGALASVEGERAEIVTPQGFAIETERQYGKAKLTLLRYEG, from the coding sequence ATGAGAATCATTGCCGGCCAGTGGCGCGGGCGACCGTTGAAGGCGCCGAAGGGTGACGAGACGCGCCCGTCGGCCGATCGCACCCGCGAAGCCCTGTTCTCGATGCTGGCGAGCCGGCTCGGCAGTTTCGAGGATCTCGCCGTGATCGATCTGTTCGCGGGCACCGGCGCACTCGGGCTGGAGGCTTTGTCCCGTGGCGCGGCGTCCTGCACCTTCGTGGAGCAGGACAAGGCGGCGCTAGACGCGCTGCGCGCCAATATCGCGAGCCTGGGTGCCCGCGCTGACGTGCGGGCGCAGGCGGTCGGCACGCTGGGCCCGAGCCCGCGGCCCTATGATCTGATGATGATGGACCCACCCTATGACATGCGGGCGGGCGTGCCGACGCTGGAGCGGCTGGCCCGGCTGGGTTGGCTGGCGCCGGGCGCGCTGGCCAGCGTGGAAGGGGAGCGCGCCGAGATCGTGACGCCGCAGGGCTTCGCGATCGAGACGGAGCGGCAATATGGCAAGGCCAAGCTCACTCTGCTGCGCTACGAAGGCTGA
- a CDS encoding CvpA family protein produces the protein MHALTLLDIIVLLFVGGGALLGVLRGFVTEVLSLFAWVATVIALKLFYTPAALVIGSWMHMRAGASLLAFVLVFAIVFFGGRMVAQRIGRRTRDSILGPIDRTLGLGFGALKGLIGVTLLFMFGNLVYDIGYGGASPRPEWVREARSIALLQASRHAIDDMIAKRRGEHADVENVSGPTN, from the coding sequence ATGCATGCGCTGACCCTTCTAGACATCATCGTCCTGCTCTTCGTCGGGGGTGGCGCCCTTCTCGGTGTGCTGCGCGGCTTCGTTACCGAGGTGCTGTCGCTATTTGCCTGGGTGGCGACCGTGATCGCGTTGAAGCTGTTCTACACGCCGGCTGCCTTGGTCATCGGATCATGGATGCATATGAGGGCTGGAGCTTCGCTGCTCGCCTTCGTGCTGGTGTTCGCGATCGTCTTCTTCGGCGGCCGGATGGTGGCGCAGCGGATCGGGCGGCGCACGCGCGATTCGATCCTCGGCCCGATCGATCGCACGCTGGGGCTGGGATTTGGCGCGCTGAAGGGGCTGATCGGCGTCACCCTGCTCTTCATGTTCGGCAACCTCGTCTATGATATCGGCTATGGCGGGGCATCGCCCCGCCCGGAATGGGTGCGCGAGGCGCGCAGCATCGCGCTGCTCCAGGCCAGCCGCCACGCGATCGATGACATGATCGCCAAGCGACGCGGCGAACATGCGGACGTGGAGAATGTCAGCGGGCCGACCAATTAA
- a CDS encoding UrcA family protein → MPRLSHVAFAAIAVACLMAVPPALAQTREPVSARISYADLDLATAKGRATLARRLHRIAAGTCTSSLGDIAGAVDRSRCRQEMEDSGTRQITALIRQHDDVRLAAADPR, encoded by the coding sequence ATGCCCCGTCTTTCTCACGTCGCCTTCGCGGCGATCGCCGTCGCTTGCCTGATGGCCGTCCCCCCCGCGCTCGCACAGACACGCGAGCCGGTCAGCGCCCGGATTTCCTATGCCGATCTCGACCTCGCCACCGCCAAAGGCCGGGCCACGCTCGCCCGGCGCCTGCATCGTATCGCCGCCGGCACCTGCACGAGCAGCCTCGGCGACATCGCCGGCGCGGTGGACCGCAGCCGCTGTCGGCAGGAGATGGAGGACAGCGGCACGCGGCAGATCACGGCCCTCATCCGCCAGCATGACGATGTGAGGCTCGCCGCCGCCGATCCCCGCTGA
- a CDS encoding cation:proton antiporter domain-containing protein, with the protein MTPTDNLLRDGVIMLGAAVPAVLLFRRFGLGAVLGYLVAGMVIGPQMLDLVGDAQGKMGIAEIGITLLLFLVGLELNPRRLWDLKREIFGFGTAQVVVAGLAITVVIWGLAGFTPKAALAIGLPLALSSTAQVLPLLRSQGRLHTQFGERAFSILLFQDLSIVPLITIIAALSRAPADVHAPPGWLLGLYTVGAIIALVLAGRYVLTPVLKLIGNLGEREMFVATGLFTVLAASALMEWLHLSTALGAFVAGVMLADSPYRHELEADVEPFRSILLGLFFLTVGMLLDLTAIATRPLFVLGIAAALIVVKTGVLYGIARLAKMESRSAFALGLLLSQGGEFGFVLFGQAQSAYLIAPEAASLMSAVVTLSMATTPFLMSLARRFGGEEAGAKLRGIAGPEEAEQASAIVVGYGRFGQTVTQMLFAHGMSLTIVDLDSEIIDIGDRMEIKIYYGDGTRIDLLRQAGADEAEMICFCIDGEQPNVEVIEAIQAAFPHARLLIRVFDRRGVLALKKVGLAKSGVREVFESAIKMGRMALDAMGVDAEEIHRIEEDYRERDLRRLRAQHEAGELRVTSALGLMYRPGHATDSLEESAKA; encoded by the coding sequence ATGACGCCGACCGACAATCTGCTGCGCGATGGCGTGATCATGCTCGGCGCAGCGGTGCCCGCCGTGCTGCTGTTCCGGCGCTTCGGCCTGGGCGCGGTGCTCGGTTATCTCGTCGCCGGTATGGTGATCGGGCCGCAGATGCTCGATCTGGTCGGCGACGCGCAGGGCAAGATGGGGATCGCCGAGATCGGCATCACGCTGCTGCTGTTCCTCGTCGGGCTGGAGCTCAATCCGCGAAGATTGTGGGATCTCAAGCGCGAGATCTTCGGCTTCGGCACGGCCCAGGTGGTGGTGGCGGGTCTGGCGATCACGGTCGTGATCTGGGGGCTGGCCGGCTTCACGCCCAAGGCCGCGCTGGCGATCGGCCTGCCGCTGGCGCTGTCGTCCACCGCCCAGGTGCTGCCGCTGCTGCGCTCGCAGGGGCGCCTCCATACCCAGTTCGGTGAACGCGCTTTCTCGATCCTGCTGTTCCAGGATCTCTCGATCGTCCCGCTGATCACGATCATCGCTGCGCTGAGCCGCGCTCCTGCCGACGTCCACGCGCCGCCGGGCTGGCTGCTGGGGCTCTACACGGTTGGGGCGATCATCGCACTGGTGCTGGCCGGTCGCTACGTGCTGACGCCGGTGCTCAAGCTGATCGGCAATCTCGGCGAGCGCGAGATGTTCGTGGCGACCGGCCTGTTCACCGTGCTGGCCGCATCCGCGCTGATGGAATGGCTGCACCTTTCGACCGCGCTCGGTGCGTTCGTGGCGGGCGTGATGCTGGCCGACTCGCCCTACCGGCATGAGCTGGAGGCGGATGTCGAGCCGTTCCGCTCGATCCTGCTCGGGCTGTTCTTCCTCACCGTCGGAATGCTGCTCGATCTGACCGCGATCGCGACGCGCCCCCTGTTCGTGCTCGGTATCGCCGCCGCGCTGATCGTGGTGAAGACGGGCGTGCTCTATGGCATCGCGCGGCTGGCGAAGATGGAGAGCCGCTCCGCCTTCGCGCTCGGGCTGCTGCTGAGCCAGGGCGGCGAATTCGGCTTCGTGCTGTTCGGGCAGGCGCAGTCCGCCTATCTGATCGCCCCCGAAGCGGCGAGCCTGATGTCGGCGGTGGTGACGCTGTCGATGGCGACGACGCCGTTCCTGATGTCGCTCGCCCGGCGTTTCGGCGGCGAGGAGGCGGGTGCCAAGTTGCGCGGCATCGCCGGGCCGGAAGAGGCCGAGCAGGCGAGCGCGATCGTGGTCGGCTATGGCCGTTTCGGCCAGACCGTCACCCAGATGCTGTTCGCCCACGGCATGTCGCTCACCATCGTCGATCTCGACAGCGAGATCATCGACATCGGCGACCGCATGGAGATCAAGATCTATTATGGCGATGGCACCCGCATCGATCTGCTGCGGCAGGCGGGAGCGGACGAGGCCGAGATGATCTGCTTCTGCATCGATGGCGAGCAGCCGAACGTCGAGGTCATCGAGGCTATCCAGGCTGCTTTCCCGCATGCACGCCTGCTGATCCGTGTGTTCGATCGGCGCGGCGTGCTGGCGCTCAAGAAGGTCGGTCTGGCCAAGTCCGGGGTGCGTGAGGTATTTGAAAGCGCGATCAAGATGGGGCGGATGGCGCTCGATGCGATGGGCGTCGATGCCGAGGAGATCCATCGCATCGAAGAGGATTATCGCGAGCGCGATCTGCGCCGCCTGCGCGCCCAGCATGAGGCGGGTGAACTCCGCGTCACCTCCGCACTCGGCCTGATGTACCGACCGGGGCATGCCACCGACAGCCTAGAAGAAAGCGCCAAGGCGTGA
- a CDS encoding DUF423 domain-containing protein, with product MSVGADPHERRTLGVLASLSGAVAVVAGAYGAHGASGVAAEWLKTGSHYQLIHAVAALVAIGRPAGRLAGWCFIGGGGLFAATLYAMAFGAPHWLGAVTPLGGMGLIIGWLALAVGAGRSR from the coding sequence GTGAGCGTGGGGGCAGACCCTCATGAGAGGCGCACGCTCGGTGTGCTGGCGAGCTTGTCCGGCGCGGTGGCGGTGGTGGCCGGTGCCTATGGCGCGCATGGCGCGAGCGGGGTGGCCGCCGAATGGCTCAAGACGGGATCGCATTATCAGTTGATCCACGCGGTGGCGGCACTGGTGGCGATCGGCCGGCCGGCCGGGCGCTTGGCCGGCTGGTGCTTCATCGGCGGTGGCGGGCTGTTCGCGGCGACGCTCTACGCGATGGCCTTCGGCGCGCCCCACTGGCTCGGCGCCGTCACCCCGCTGGGCGGCATGGGACTGATCATCGGCTGGCTGGCGCTGGCCGTGGGGGCTGGGCGTTCCCGCTAG
- the aroB gene encoding 3-dehydroquinate synthase translates to MTIVPVSLGDRSYEVSIEAGAMAQAGMRLAGYAPRGRFVVVTDENVAAAQLPILRASLEAAGLLVEPIILPPGEPTKSWPQLEMLCDRLLGLGIERSDNVIALGGGVIGDLVGFACAILKRGCGFVQVPTTLLAQVDSSVGGKTAINTRAGKNLIGAFHQPSHVLIDPDTLDTLPARQVAAGYAEVAKYGLIDDPAFFDWCEANAAALLAGDPTARTHAIATSIAAKARIVAADERETGGVRALLNLGHTFGHALEAETGFGERLLHGEGVACGMALAFRYSARIGLCPPGDAARVSRHLAMVGLPTTLAAAGVDTTGDALVAHMLHDKKMAGGKLPFLLARGIGQTFLDKNVDLAEVARFLDDERTGTIA, encoded by the coding sequence ATGACCATCGTTCCCGTGTCCCTCGGTGATCGCAGCTACGAGGTTTCGATCGAGGCCGGCGCCATGGCACAGGCCGGCATGCGACTGGCCGGATATGCCCCGCGCGGGCGATTCGTGGTGGTGACGGACGAGAATGTCGCCGCAGCCCAGCTTCCGATCCTGCGGGCGTCGCTCGAAGCCGCCGGCCTGCTGGTCGAGCCGATTATCCTGCCGCCCGGCGAACCCACCAAGAGCTGGCCCCAGCTTGAAATGCTGTGCGATCGGCTGCTCGGTCTCGGCATCGAGCGCTCCGACAATGTGATCGCGCTCGGCGGCGGCGTGATCGGCGATCTGGTCGGCTTCGCCTGCGCGATCCTCAAGCGGGGCTGCGGCTTCGTCCAGGTGCCGACCACCCTGCTCGCCCAGGTCGATTCGTCGGTCGGCGGCAAGACCGCGATCAACACCCGCGCCGGCAAGAATCTGATCGGGGCGTTCCACCAGCCCTCCCACGTCCTGATCGATCCCGACACGCTCGACACACTGCCCGCTCGGCAGGTCGCCGCCGGCTATGCCGAGGTGGCGAAATATGGACTGATCGACGATCCTGCCTTCTTCGACTGGTGCGAGGCGAATGCCGCCGCCCTGCTCGCCGGCGACCCGACGGCGCGTACCCACGCGATTGCCACCAGCATCGCCGCCAAGGCCCGCATCGTCGCCGCCGACGAACGCGAGACGGGCGGCGTGCGCGCGCTGCTCAACCTCGGCCACACCTTCGGCCACGCCCTGGAAGCCGAGACCGGCTTCGGCGAGCGCCTGCTTCATGGCGAGGGCGTGGCCTGCGGCATGGCGCTGGCCTTCCGCTACTCGGCCCGTATCGGATTATGCCCGCCCGGCGATGCGGCACGGGTTTCGCGCCATCTCGCGATGGTCGGCCTGCCGACGACGCTGGCGGCTGCCGGTGTCGATACGACAGGCGACGCCCTCGTCGCACACATGCTCCACGACAAGAAGATGGCGGGCGGAAAGCTGCCCTTCCTGTTGGCCCGCGGGATCGGGCAGACCTTCCTCGACAAGAATGTCGATCTCGCCGAGGTCGCCCGCTTCCTGGACGACGAACGGACCGGCACCATCGCCTGA
- a CDS encoding pseudouridine synthase, with protein sequence MRRDGDAPARPANERGRQDRSRSAPVGRDDFGASGASGRRDDRTSVARPSTSRPSSAGPSFGRPAGDRSSSLRPSEDRPRPVRPRSDEGRGPVRRDGMGSTARPPADRPDRSRPVRTSVGRAGDAGAAPRRRETVAPAGRPVAEPARAGRVRKDGSVATGSRDARASRANASSVHAKLEPQRIAKLLARAGIASRREIERMIVEGRIALDGTVLDTPATILTSLQGVTVDGNPVEAADASRLFLFHKPTGLITAAYDPAGRATIYDRLPPGLPRVIPVGRLDLNTEGLLLLTNDGELKRKLELPSTGIPRVYRARAYGEVTQEMLESLMEGITIDGIRYGPIDANLERRTGANVWIEIKITEGKNREVRRVLEYLGLQVSRLIRVAYGEFILADLPAGEVVEVRQHDLEEFRKTLR encoded by the coding sequence ATGCGGCGCGATGGCGATGCCCCCGCGCGGCCGGCGAACGAACGCGGACGGCAGGATCGCTCCCGCTCGGCGCCTGTCGGCCGGGACGATTTCGGCGCATCCGGCGCATCCGGCCGCCGCGACGATCGCACGTCCGTGGCTCGCCCGTCCACTTCTCGCCCATCGTCGGCTGGCCCGTCTTTCGGTCGCCCCGCAGGCGATCGTTCCTCTTCTCTTCGGCCATCGGAGGACCGGCCCCGTCCCGTCCGTCCGCGGAGCGACGAAGGACGCGGACCTGTCCGACGGGATGGCATGGGCTCCACGGCGAGGCCGCCGGCTGATCGGCCGGATCGCTCCCGCCCGGTGCGGACGAGTGTCGGGCGCGCCGGTGATGCGGGCGCTGCGCCACGGCGTCGTGAGACCGTGGCCCCGGCCGGCAGGCCCGTCGCAGAGCCGGCCCGTGCAGGCCGCGTTCGCAAGGACGGCAGCGTCGCGACCGGCAGCCGCGATGCGCGCGCGTCGCGTGCCAACGCCTCCAGCGTCCATGCCAAGCTCGAGCCGCAGCGGATCGCCAAGCTGCTGGCCCGCGCCGGCATCGCCTCGCGCCGCGAGATCGAACGGATGATCGTCGAAGGACGGATCGCGCTGGACGGCACGGTGCTCGATACACCCGCCACGATCCTGACCTCGCTTCAGGGCGTGACCGTCGACGGCAATCCGGTCGAGGCCGCCGACGCCTCGCGACTCTTCCTGTTCCACAAGCCGACCGGACTGATCACCGCCGCTTATGACCCCGCCGGCCGCGCGACGATCTATGATCGCCTGCCGCCTGGCCTGCCGCGGGTGATCCCGGTCGGCCGGCTCGATCTCAATACCGAGGGCCTGTTGCTGCTCACCAATGACGGCGAGCTCAAGCGCAAGCTCGAATTGCCCTCCACCGGCATCCCGCGCGTCTATCGCGCCCGTGCCTATGGCGAGGTGACACAGGAGATGCTCGAGTCGCTGATGGAAGGGATCACCATCGACGGCATCCGCTATGGCCCGATCGATGCCAATCTGGAGCGTCGCACCGGTGCCAATGTGTGGATCGAGATCAAGATCACCGAGGGCAAGAACCGCGAGGTGCGGCGCGTGCTCGAATATCTGGGCCTCCAGGTCTCGCGGCTGATCCGCGTCGCTTATGGCGAGTTCATCCTCGCCGATCTGCCGGCCGGCGAAGTGGTCGAGGTGCGCCAGCACGATCTCGAGGAGTTCAGGAAGACGTTGCGATGA
- a CDS encoding response regulator, producing the protein MFGRGRQERDGAIRRILVVEDDALVAFDNEYGLGDAGYTVVDTIDNAAEAKALIAKGGIDLVLSDVNLRGAGSGVDVARAAHEAGIPLLFVSGQCPVEAQSLAAGCLAKPYSQRDMLAAIAALDAKRAGRKPGRLPRGLTLYED; encoded by the coding sequence ATGTTCGGACGGGGACGGCAGGAACGCGACGGCGCTATCCGCCGCATCCTCGTGGTGGAGGACGATGCGCTGGTCGCCTTCGACAATGAATATGGACTTGGCGACGCGGGCTACACCGTGGTCGACACCATCGACAATGCGGCGGAGGCCAAGGCCCTGATCGCGAAGGGCGGCATCGATCTGGTCCTGTCGGACGTCAATCTGCGTGGCGCCGGCAGTGGCGTCGATGTCGCTCGTGCCGCGCATGAGGCCGGCATCCCGCTGCTGTTCGTGTCCGGCCAATGCCCTGTAGAGGCACAGAGCCTCGCCGCCGGCTGCCTCGCCAAGCCCTATTCGCAGCGCGACATGCTCGCCGCCATCGCCGCGCTCGATGCCAAGCGCGCCGGCCGCAAGCCCGGCCGGCTGCCGCGCGGGCTGACGCTGTACGAGGACTGA
- a CDS encoding iron-sulfur cluster assembly scaffold protein, with translation MSAALYNPTILRLAASIPHDVRLADAEGSSEKRSAVCGSRVTVDVMLDERGRVSAIGQEVRACALGQASAALMGAHAIGRSVEEIDAARDAVTGFLAGERDDPGDWPGLDIFLPARDYPARHPSIRLAFEAVADAARTALARRQAAA, from the coding sequence ATGTCGGCTGCCCTCTACAATCCCACGATATTGCGGCTTGCCGCGTCCATTCCCCATGACGTCCGGCTTGCCGACGCGGAAGGGTCATCCGAGAAGCGCTCGGCGGTGTGCGGTAGCCGGGTGACGGTGGATGTCATGCTCGATGAACGGGGCCGGGTCTCGGCGATCGGGCAGGAGGTGCGCGCCTGCGCATTGGGCCAGGCCTCGGCCGCGCTGATGGGGGCGCATGCCATCGGCCGGTCGGTGGAGGAAATCGATGCCGCGCGCGATGCCGTGACAGGCTTCCTCGCCGGAGAGCGTGACGATCCGGGCGACTGGCCGGGCCTCGATATCTTCCTGCCGGCGCGCGATTATCCGGCACGGCATCCGTCGATCCGTCTTGCCTTCGAGGCCGTGGCCGATGCGGCCCGCACCGCGCTCGCGCGACGGCAGGCGGCGGCATGA
- a CDS encoding bifunctional folylpolyglutamate synthase/dihydrofolate synthase — translation MVDHARSDDTDVQRQLDRLDALSPGRDILGLERISELLARLGHPERSLPPVFHVAGTNGKGSTCAFLRAALEAAGYKVHVYTSPHLVRFNERIRLAGQLIDDPTLAGYLARVLDIAGDMVPSFFEVTTAAALLAFAEVPADACVIEVGLGGRLDATNVIAAPIVTGITQLGMDHQAFLGDQPEQIAAEKAGIAKAGVPLLTQRYPAKMAEAVAAVANVVGAELYPRGASWDAVSARGELHYRDLEGQFALPLPRLAGAYQAQNAGLAIAMLRHQRVLPVPASALRAAMGWAEWPARMQPLAPGPLRDLLPKNGELWLDGGHNPAAARVVADHLRAVVPAGKPLHLVMGLLANKDATGVLKAFAGRHATLHAVPVPHHDHHAPAELAAAARHAGLTAMPAASVADALGWIGRHADCTEPPYVLILGSLYLAGEVLRANGQLPD, via the coding sequence ATGGTGGATCATGCCCGATCCGACGACACGGATGTCCAGCGCCAGCTAGACAGGCTCGATGCGCTCTCGCCCGGCCGCGATATTCTCGGGCTGGAGCGGATCAGCGAATTGCTGGCGCGGCTCGGCCATCCCGAGCGATCGCTGCCGCCGGTGTTCCATGTCGCCGGCACCAACGGCAAGGGATCGACCTGCGCCTTCCTGCGTGCTGCGCTGGAGGCGGCGGGGTATAAGGTCCATGTCTATACCAGCCCGCACCTCGTCCGCTTCAACGAGCGCATCCGGCTGGCCGGGCAACTGATCGACGACCCGACGCTCGCCGGCTATCTGGCGCGCGTGCTGGATATTGCGGGCGACATGGTGCCCAGCTTCTTCGAGGTGACGACGGCGGCCGCGCTGTTGGCCTTCGCGGAGGTTCCGGCGGATGCCTGCGTGATCGAGGTCGGCCTCGGCGGCCGGCTGGACGCGACCAATGTGATCGCCGCTCCGATCGTCACCGGCATCACCCAGCTCGGTATGGATCACCAGGCGTTCCTCGGCGACCAGCCCGAGCAGATCGCTGCCGAGAAGGCCGGCATCGCCAAGGCCGGCGTGCCGCTGCTGACCCAGCGCTATCCGGCCAAGATGGCCGAGGCCGTGGCGGCGGTGGCCAATGTGGTCGGGGCGGAGCTTTATCCGCGCGGTGCATCCTGGGATGCCGTGTCTGCTCGTGGCGAACTCCATTATCGCGATCTCGAAGGTCAGTTCGCATTGCCGCTGCCGAGGCTCGCGGGCGCTTATCAGGCGCAGAATGCGGGCCTCGCCATCGCCATGCTGCGCCACCAGAGGGTGCTGCCGGTGCCGGCATCGGCGCTGCGTGCGGCGATGGGATGGGCGGAATGGCCAGCGCGGATGCAGCCGCTCGCGCCCGGCCCGCTGCGCGATCTGCTGCCCAAGAATGGCGAATTGTGGCTCGATGGCGGGCACAACCCGGCTGCCGCGCGCGTGGTGGCGGATCATCTGCGCGCCGTCGTCCCGGCGGGCAAGCCGCTGCATCTCGTCATGGGACTGCTCGCCAATAAGGATGCGACCGGGGTGCTGAAGGCCTTCGCCGGCCGCCATGCGACGCTTCATGCGGTGCCGGTGCCGCATCACGACCATCATGCGCCCGCGGAATTGGCGGCCGCCGCGAGGCATGCCGGCCTCACCGCGATGCCGGCGGCGAGCGTCGCCGATGCTCTCGGCTGGATCGGCCGCCATGCCGATTGCACCGAGCCGCCATATGTGCTGATCCTCGGCTCGCTCTATCTGGCCGGCGAGGTGCTGCGCGCCAACGGGCAGTTGCCGGACTAG
- a CDS encoding AmpG family muropeptide MFS transporter, giving the protein MAVERPKGFRLLAVALKTRKSASMLAFGFSSGLPYALLIGTLNAWLGEVKISLATIGILSWIGLAYAFKFLWSPVVDRLVLPGLGRLGRRKSWITLCQIVMVFAFIGLAFTDPAKDIGTFAIFAVIAALGSATQDVAVDAWRIDVADEMTPVELLSAIYQFGYRIASIVGGAFALFLAARMSWTLVFLIMACFIALMIGVALFAPDTERPPESRNGALSDHELAPGLRFAALAVVGISWIWAIASIGHFMVTMLMPVPAGTIAPSVAGFMKTTGPWIIIATVLVPLMVAAMVNRLKDRMTADTARSVGGAADHLYGALISPLTELTARLGWGVLGVMGLILTYTLCYNIWAAFAYPFYLDFLHYSKDEVAFASKLFGIVMTIVGVGLGGILFARLGRFPTVLIGAILPILGNFLYADLADGAVGIDAFAHLLRLDALAAMLGSDERMMRLLIVISAENVSTGIAGAAFVAYVSGIVAKRYAAVQYSLLSSLTFLIGSLARGVAGEAFDRLGYATVFRQTALVGLLAILFVLAEWWRSSRQARREAGNTGLAA; this is encoded by the coding sequence TTGGCAGTCGAGCGTCCCAAGGGTTTCCGGTTGCTGGCGGTGGCGTTGAAAACCCGCAAGTCGGCCTCGATGCTGGCCTTCGGCTTCTCGTCCGGCCTGCCCTATGCGCTGTTGATCGGCACGCTGAACGCGTGGCTCGGCGAGGTGAAGATCAGCCTCGCGACGATCGGCATCCTGTCGTGGATCGGCCTTGCCTATGCCTTCAAATTCCTGTGGTCGCCCGTCGTCGATCGACTCGTGCTGCCGGGCCTGGGTCGGCTCGGCCGCCGCAAGAGCTGGATCACGCTCTGCCAGATCGTGATGGTGTTCGCCTTCATCGGCCTCGCCTTCACCGATCCGGCGAAGGATATCGGCACCTTCGCGATCTTCGCGGTCATCGCCGCGCTGGGATCGGCGACGCAGGATGTCGCGGTCGATGCCTGGCGGATCGACGTCGCCGACGAGATGACGCCGGTCGAGCTGCTCTCGGCGATCTACCAGTTCGGCTATCGCATCGCGAGCATCGTCGGCGGCGCCTTCGCCTTGTTCCTGGCCGCCCGCATGTCGTGGACGCTCGTCTTCCTCATCATGGCCTGCTTCATCGCCCTGATGATCGGTGTCGCCCTGTTCGCCCCCGATACCGAGCGCCCGCCGGAAAGCCGTAACGGCGCGCTGTCCGACCATGAGCTGGCGCCGGGGCTGCGCTTCGCGGCGCTTGCCGTGGTGGGCATCAGCTGGATCTGGGCGATCGCGTCGATCGGGCATTTCATGGTGACGATGCTGATGCCGGTGCCGGCCGGCACCATTGCGCCTTCGGTCGCGGGCTTCATGAAGACGACCGGCCCGTGGATCATCATCGCCACCGTGCTGGTGCCGCTGATGGTGGCCGCCATGGTCAATCGCCTCAAGGACCGGATGACCGCCGATACCGCGCGATCGGTGGGTGGCGCGGCCGACCATCTCTACGGCGCCCTGATCAGCCCGCTGACCGAATTAACGGCGCGGCTGGGTTGGGGCGTGCTGGGGGTGATGGGGCTGATCCTCACCTACACCCTCTGCTACAATATCTGGGCCGCGTTCGCTTATCCCTTCTACCTGGATTTCCTTCATTATTCGAAGGACGAGGTGGCCTTTGCCTCGAAACTGTTCGGGATCGTGATGACCATCGTCGGCGTCGGCCTGGGTGGCATCCTGTTCGCGCGGCTGGGCCGTTTCCCGACCGTGCTGATCGGCGCGATCCTGCCGATCCTCGGCAATTTCCTCTATGCCGATCTCGCCGACGGCGCCGTCGGCATCGACGCCTTCGCGCACCTGCTGCGGCTCGACGCGCTGGCGGCCATGCTGGGCTCCGACGAACGGATGATGCGGCTGCTGATCGTGATCTCCGCCGAGAATGTCTCCACCGGCATCGCCGGCGCCGCGTTCGTCGCCTATGTGTCGGGCATCGTCGCCAAGCGCTACGCCGCCGTCCAATATTCGCTGCTGTCCTCGCTCACCTTCCTGATCGGGTCGCTGGCGCGCGGAGTCGCCGGCGAAGCGTTCGACCGGCTGGGCTACGCCACCGTGTTCCGCCAGACCGCACTGGTGGGCCTGCTCGCGATCCTGTTCGTGCTGGCCGAATGGTGGCGCTCATCGCGCCAGGCGCGGCGCGAAGCCGGCAACACCGGACTTGCCGCCTGA